In Mixophyes fleayi isolate aMixFle1 chromosome 3, aMixFle1.hap1, whole genome shotgun sequence, the genomic stretch aggcagaagtgctaaccactaggccactgtgcttacATCCAACAGTGTTACCACTCATCTGCGTGTTCTTCTTATATATAGTCCAAATATAGCGATGGTCAGTGTATAGACTGTAAATCTGTGgaaagcattttattatataaaagaaaCCTTAGGAACACCATGCAGTATTACATAGTAATTACTATGGTCAGCATCACTTTCTAAATTAAAGCTTGGTAACATAATAATATTGTTAATTACAAACTACTGTATACCCCCCAAGGAGCGGCAATTATGAGCAAGACGTAAAATGGAGCAGTTGGTAAATTCTCTGAATGTTATGTTTCTTGAGATTCTGACCTATTACAATGTGGCATCTTTGGCTCATATTTTACATACATTCCTGATACCCTACTTCATTATTCCCCACCTGTGTAGCTTTATATTTGTTACATCTGTTTCTGTGTATACCATAATAACAGCTGTTTTCTGcactttttgtttttctacaCTATAAATAGGGTATCCATCTGTCCCAGTTTTCCAAAGACAGTCCCCTCATTTCCTCTAGAGTTCTTTAACTCACAATACATATCTACACATTACTTAGACTCCCATGTGCCACCAAATTACCAGGAAAAGTGGGGATAGCTTTAAATaatgatctgccttgtttgtgACCTAGCATGATCTGTAGATTGAACTTGTGGCCAAAGCAGTTTCAAGCCTCATGGATGTGTCCTTCATATCAAAACTACTGAAGCACCAACAGTAAACAGATTTTTATGATACAGACAAAAACCTATAAATAAACTATtggtaaaatgttacatttaaatcATATTTGAATTACTGAGCATCTCCCTTCAAGGATATGAAAGCATGATGCCCTTCCTCAGCTAAACACATTTTAACACTTCCTGTCCTATTATTTGTAGCTATACTTGCAATAGTTACTATAGTCACATATGGGTTatacaagaaaaatgtaaaaactgtgcTGTGTTAAAGAATTTATGGTGTAGTTacttaaattgaaaaaaatgtggTTGATTTAAGAAATGTGCCAAAACAGGATACACTGTGCAACAAGATAAACTACATATTTTGGATGCTTTTatattaaaaactaaaataaaagttttaatttCACCCAGTGCATTAAAATGGTTTGTTTTACATGTATTTAGTTCAATATCTTCAATATTTTAATCATCAATTAAACTTATAAATACATATAGTaggttccatttttttttctctcaaatgATAACTTTTTCAAAAACTATGTGTAactcatacttgtccactctccctgaatgtcccagagactcccgaattccaggcaattctcctgcatgtgggcaggatgggagcgtCCATGGCACGATTTGCTGTGAATCTgggcaaaatgacacaattcacaccTCGCCCGTCCCTTACTGCCCTCCCACTTCACCCCCCCTACAAgatctttgcttttttttttttgctgttcatATATAATGTCTTCTTATATGCACTATGGTATAGATCAGGGATTATATTGACTGTGCAAATGATGTTTGTGCTTGAAATTAATAATTTCATATACTTTCAACCTTCCACATTGCCACAAAGTAGGCCACACCAAGACCCATTTAATTTCACATGGCCACATCCAGATTCCAATATACAACATTTTTATGGCAACAAACTCCCCCATAAGCATGTTATTTACTTTGGTGAATAAAATTGCAATAGTTCTGCTACATTCCTGAACATTAAAAAACATCACAAGTAATTTTTTTGCTCTAGGAAACACAATTCTTTCCTAAGTCACGGGCTGCTGCTGTACCTAGGTTACAATAATGAAGCTTCTTTAACAATATTTCTGTATTTAACACCAAAAAGAAAGCAAATTATGTTAAGTGGTTCATTTCAGAAGGATGCCCGAGCCCTGCTATTCACATTAATATAGAAAGCACAATAGTACATACTCTTCACAGTTAAGAAGAgcacatataaaatattatataacctTTTTTTTGCGTGAGTGCAGATAAAAATGGCATTAGATGTGCCTAGAATTATTGTTGTCAGTCAACCTAAAGCGAGCAGAAAGGAAATAGCTAAACAGGCAATGCTGAATCATATTTACTGTATCACAACATGGGTCGAGGAAACATTGTATCATCCTCAGATCCATCAACTGGAGTTTGTGACAGTCCCCCGGTATGGAGCACACTGTTCAGCTTCCCTGAACATAAATATCAGTTTACACATTCCCTAATGGCACATGataaaggaaaacatttttctaacttgtcAGTGTAAATCTGATTGTAAAGTAACAAACGTAGTCTGGCACCTTTTGTCTGAGGATGATATTGTCAACTTTGTGTTGGCTTATTTGTCTTGTATCCAGTGTGTGAAACACATCTGATGTTACTTGTATGTCTGCCTATATTTTATATCTCACTTGTAATATACACTATACTGTAccttatatattaatatgtactcTAATACATATTCATCCAATGACACCTCTGTAAATAGTATTTCTTCGGAAACAGCTTTTTCCTGACAtcagatcatcatcattgtactggATCAATTAAACCTTAGCGAGCGAGAAACTAAGAggtctattttttattatttgcaacATTTTTCTGGAAAGACATTAATTAGCATTGCTATTTATTGAAATAGTTTAGCAGGGACAGTGCCGCTGAAAACTGGACGTCTCGGCGAAGACATCACCCTCCTATGATCTATTTCGCCACTTGCTTAACGCAAGACAAGTCTTCCTGGTCCGGTCCTGTTTgctgtactgcgcatgtgcaactcACCTTGTATAGTAACTGAGCCTATTGGAGGGAGAGACAGAGGTCTGGGGCAGGGAGTGTTAGGAAGAGAGGTGGATAATTAAGAAAGACATCCGTTGGGTTGGTTTGATACAGGTAGGAAGGGAGCAGCTTCAAGTCTGCCTGGGATGGATCATGGAGAACTGCCTTTTCTCTGACATAGCAAGTTATATGCTGTATAAAGCCATCCAGAGATGGGTTTAAGTTTATGGCCAAGGTTTGTAGCATATATTAACCTCTTTTCGTCATCCCTGTAGAGAGCTATTGGACGTCATAATCGCTGaaagctatcatcatcattatcaccatttatttatatagcgccactgattccgcagcgcagaactcattcacataagtccctgcccgattggagcttacagtctaaattccctaacatacacacacagacagagaaagagaatagggtcaattcttgaaagcagccaattaacctactggtatgtttttggagtgtgggaggaaaccggagcatacCGCTAGTATGGTAACTGATGGCAGGCTTTCCAGGCCTTAAAGTTATTTActgcaaatattttacacaactaCTGTATGTTAAATCATTTTAGACCTATATTAACAtataggggagattcaattagcaaaAAATGTGTCTCCGGATCAGCCGCAGAGACactttgcatatatttttttagtgatttttgcttgcacctctatggaaTGCACACGGTCACAGCTCGCCAGGCTGAGTTGCACAGTAGTTACAAATACACAATATTAAGTGGCTGGAAATATGTTTCTGACAACTTTGCTTCTTTTGAGTATCCCCAGAATGAGTTGGAATATGGATACATAAAACTGTAAGTGTAATTCCAATGAACATCTGTATGTTTAAATCAGACTGCAGTTAGGAAAATGTCAAGCAAATAATGGATTAAAAGACTCATAGAAAATGATATAAACATTGTGTACATAAATacattcaatatattttattttattatttctaattttctttctaaaacataattactttttatattttaatgtaatttaaaccTATGTAAACTGTTTATTTCCCTTTTCTCTCCAGATTCTAAGACGGAAATATGATAGCAACTGGAGGAGTTATAACAGGACTGGCAGCCTTAAAGAGGCAAGATTCAGCCAGATCCCAGCATCTCCTGTCCCGACCTACATCACCACCTCCTGAGAAGAAGCCTGTAAGACGTCGTCCAAGAGCAGATGTAGTCATTGTGAGAGGGAAAATTCGACTATACTCTCCATCTGGATTCTTCCTTATCTTGGGTGTCTTGATATCAGTAGCAGGGATAGCCATGGCAGTACTTGGGTATTGGCCTCAAAAGGAAACCTTTTTAACACCAGAGATTACACTAGAagttaataaaacacaaatacttAGAGAAACCGGGATGatggtaagattttttgagcagCATCTACATTCAGAGAAAATGAAAATGTTGGGTCCCTTCACAATGGGTattggtatatttatatttatttgtgctAATGCTATACTTCATGAAAATCGAGACAAGGAGACAAAAGTCATTCATATGAGAGATATATATTCAACTGTCATAGACATTCACAGCATGAGGATTAAAGAACAAAAGCATCTCAATGGCGCATTCACAGGCGTGTATGGGGAAGCCGAGTACCGTCATTCTGACAACCCATGTGCATCTAAACTGGCTGCTAATACCATTGCTTCCTTTCCTGGAAGCTACAGAAGCTGCAGTTCTATGGAGGATGAAGGCAGCAATTCTCGAGTAAGCAAAGGTTTTACAAATCTCTTGCCTCCACTCCTTATGGAGCGCTCAGGCTCAGTCTTTGGCCTCCACTGTCACTCAAACAGGATGGGAGAGGATAGAAATAGCAGCACCAAAAAATGTGAAACAAAGTCTATAGTATCATCTTCAATAAATGCCTTTACCTTACCTGTAATAAAATTGAACAACTGTGTCATTGATGAACCAGGTATTGATAATATTACTGAAGATTCAGATATCAGCAGTGGCAAGCCAAGAAATGTATCAATGGATTCTTTAGTGGTTCCATTACCAGATGATGGAAACAGACCATACAAGCCTGCCAATTCATCTTTGACGCGCAGTTGTTCTATTATGGAACCGCTCAGGAGTAACTCTTCTACAGTTCCGCCACCTAATAATGGAAAGCTTTTATCCCCAGGAGCTGCCAGGAAACAGTTTGGATCCAACACATCTTTGCATATTTTATCATCACACTCCAAATCTTTAGACTTAGACAGAGGTCATTCTACACTTACAGTTCAAGCAGAACAAAGAAAGCACCCAAGCTGGCCTAGACTTGATCGCAGCAACAGCAAGGGGTATATGAAACTTGAAAATAAGGAAGACCCAATGGACAGGTTGATTGTACCCCAGGCCCCTCCAGCTAAAAAGGACTACACCAACAAGGAGAAACTTCTTATGATCTCAAGATCACACAATAACTTGAGTTTTGAAAATGACGAGTTCTTGAGTAATAATCTTAAGAGAGGTACATCAGAAACAAGATTTTGAAATTTAGATAAATACTTCTCACTcctgtataaaatataatttggaaatattcataaaaatatatacgttttttttattttgatagatttaaaatatagcatttaaaattgtttgattcccccccttcccccacagttgagtggatttttttttaacttagggTTACGTACACACAGGTAGTTTAATTTTCACTGTGCTCTGTTGCCCCTCTCTTTTGTTCCTGTATTATTAATAGAGTAGTAAAAGTTGGGGCACCTTGCTCTCTGCATAAGATTTTCTATAATCAGCACTATTTATATTCTGTTCATAATGCTGTGAGCAGAAGACACTTTTAGGAAAAAATTACACTCTCTGggactgattcatgttcggacgtactTTTTTTGTGTacagtatcttgcgtgaaatagctttgtgcatgctcagaactggGCCTTACGCTAATGAATGCAActgaattcaattcatgtctgaacgcaaatgtcACTTATGTCTAATTAGTCTTTGATTTTATAactatgcgtgccactagctagcacattCACCTGTAtgtaagtaagatagactataaaagcACATTGTATGTGATTGAAagcctatttatttattcaattaatgtaaaaacattttttttttatatatttctaaaaatgaTTATCCTGATAACAGTTATTTTGTTTCATGATCAAGACTTGGTTTTATCTGTTCTGATCTGttaccttttattgtacataggcatgtgcgtatactgcagtctcttCCATGTGTCTACGTACTGCAAATACTTTATAGGCAGAGAGTATTTACACCGAGAtacaaatggaaacgtatcttgagatacatttTGAATTGAATATGGTCGGGACTACTCACAAGTTCAGTTGTCTTTCTTCAAATGTCACTTATGTGCACGTTGTGTTCGGagttgaatcaggccctctgtgtgtaCATACTCTAGACCACTAATGTAAAGAGGTCACCCTGTGTGTCAATTTACTAAGaattcaagttaaaaaaaacatccaTTCTATCTTTTGAATTAAACTCATGTAGTTTAAATAATTGTGTAACGATAAGGAACACTTAACTGATATATTTTTTGTGAATATTGACAAATCCTATTTCATATAGATGGTACTATTACTTTAGctatcttttaaaatgtttattattgtttatacatTCAAAGTCTTTTTATTGGTgaaagatgtatatattttttactactgatagatattacatattgtgatgatataaataataatatatagtcatTCATGTGGTTTGTGTAAGCCAAAGAAGAGTTCCCATGGAATCCTATTGCTTTCATCTGCTACCTTCATGGACAAATATCTTACCAAAGTAACACTGTACTTTTTTATGTATTGATTAATTTAGTTCAGGTCAATATTCAATTTTTCTAATAGGAGAATCGTTCAGTGGATTTTCTAAATTAATGTTGGGCTTGGAAACCTTAAGTAAATGTACAATATGCCACATGGGAAGCATAGTTAAGATATGGAAAACCATAGTGTAAAATAAAGAGTGCACTTTTTGTATATTCTGATGGCTAACAAGGTcaatatatctacatatttaaattgataaTCCACAAAAAAACTGGTCGATCAACAGCACTCAGAaataaacatgcacatacatgtattgaCAGGGTTTTTtgtttaaagtatattttaagaAACTCTATTAGTAAAATAGAAGCTTGTGCAAAATACCTAGTATGTGAATGCACAACTTACAGGGGAAGGGGCTCAAACTGTGGTGCTTTTGCAGGTGGGATGACTTCAGTAGTATGTCTATTAGGCTCCATGTAAGTGAAGATACATCACGGAGATTAGGGTACATcctctttttaaaataatatacagtatgtgcctTTCTGTTATGTTCTAGGAAGGTAGTTT encodes the following:
- the TMEM200A gene encoding transmembrane protein 200A encodes the protein MIATGGVITGLAALKRQDSARSQHLLSRPTSPPPEKKPVRRRPRADVVIVRGKIRLYSPSGFFLILGVLISVAGIAMAVLGYWPQKETFLTPEITLEVNKTQILRETGMMVRFFEQHLHSEKMKMLGPFTMGIGIFIFICANAILHENRDKETKVIHMRDIYSTVIDIHSMRIKEQKHLNGAFTGVYGEAEYRHSDNPCASKLAANTIASFPGSYRSCSSMEDEGSNSRVSKGFTNLLPPLLMERSGSVFGLHCHSNRMGEDRNSSTKKCETKSIVSSSINAFTLPVIKLNNCVIDEPGIDNITEDSDISSGKPRNVSMDSLVVPLPDDGNRPYKPANSSLTRSCSIMEPLRSNSSTVPPPNNGKLLSPGAARKQFGSNTSLHILSSHSKSLDLDRGHSTLTVQAEQRKHPSWPRLDRSNSKGYMKLENKEDPMDRLIVPQAPPAKKDYTNKEKLLMISRSHNNLSFENDEFLSNNLKRGTSETRF